From Tubulanus polymorphus chromosome 9, tnTubPoly1.2, whole genome shotgun sequence, a single genomic window includes:
- the LOC141911119 gene encoding uncharacterized protein LOC141911119, translating into MPDRLRREDAFDMAGLLKLCDGIELGGLLDIRSWLAPHIVNMKNHSKPRIFLFRRDSQDQSQINMYYRSSSTQEWHCMEGGVLTSIPTGTPSVLDLNYSNIEIKDMKKNMEKWKSFLPQEKQDWWNDFLDTIETKTVKLAESAAWYLPYLKAQEGIEQDINEKHVELPNPSIVVS; encoded by the exons ATGCCGGATAGGTTGAGAAGAGAAGATGCATTCGATATGGCCGGCCTGCTCAAACTGTGCGATGGTATCGAGTTGGGAGGGTTGTTGGATATTCGATCTTGGCTTGCTCCACATATCGTCAACATGAAGAACCATTCGAAACCAAGgatatttctatttcgaaGGGACAGCCAAGATCAATCCCAAATTAACATGTACTATAGGAGTTCATCAACTCAGGAATGGCACTGCATGGAAGGCGGAGTATTGACAAGTATACCAACTGGTACTCCTTCAGTGCTCGATTTAAATTATTCAAACATCGAAATCAAGgatatgaaaaagaatatgGAGAAATGGAAAAGCTTTTTACCACAGGAGAAACAAGACTGGTGGAATGATTTCCTCGATACCATTGAAACTAAGACAGTCAAGCTAGCAGAATCTGCTGCATGGTACCTTCCATATTTGAAGGCACAGGAAGGCATTGAACAggatatcaatgaaaaacaCGTTGAGTTACCGAATCCTTCa ATCGTCGTTTCGTGA
- the LOC141910475 gene encoding uncharacterized protein LOC141910475: MFSASTPKKSRLSVSDHTPGLTAILSNETNSAVEESVFEESVFSSALPGNPCESKDILNESVFEESVISAVLPGNLSEGKNVLDESVFEESIISTVLPSNLSGGNEDNSVFEESVLSLVLPSHPIEANDILDESVFEESAGGSTFSKCDDCVRIQQLLQSTQNPISRKEIMAEKQRHISTVMTERLAYYARVRRAQTNPNRYVSLIVDGMDQTK; this comes from the exons ATGTTTTCTGCTAGTACTCCTAAGAAATCCAGACTGAGTGTATCAGACCATACTCCAG GTTTAACCGCCATTCTGAGTAATGAAACAAACAGCGCCGTTGAAGAAAGTGTTTTTGAGGAAAGCGTCTTCAGTTCAG CTTTACCCGGCAATCCGTGTGAATCGAAAGATATCCTAAATGAAAGTGTTTTTGAGGAAAGTGTCATTAGTGCAG TTCTACCCGGCAACCTGAGTGAGGGGAAAAATGTCCTCGATGAAAGTGTTTTTGAAGAAAGCATAATCAGTACAG TTTTACCCAGCAATCTGAGTGGAGGGAACGAAGATAATAGTGTTTTTGAGGAAAGCGTCCTCAGTTTGG TTTTACCCTCTCATCCGATTGAGGCGAATGATATCCTAGATGAAAGTGTTTTTGAGGAAAGCGCCGGA GGTAGTACATTCTCGAAATGTGACGATTGTGTGAGAATCCAACAATTACTTCAATCAACGCAGAACCCGATATCCCGCAAGGAAATAATGGCAGAAAAACAACGCCACATTTCTACAGTAAT GACTGAGAGACTCGCCTATTATGCACGCGTTCGTAGAGCGCAGACGAATCCGAACCGTTACGTTAGTTTAATAGTCGATGGTATGGACCAAACGAAGTAA